The proteins below come from a single Methanothrix thermoacetophila PT genomic window:
- a CDS encoding symporter small accessory protein, translating to MLGIDDPWIWGVYLLCILSTVLCVSYGIANWNKGEEIEKQEIVEEAAWEAQELEMQEKELGM from the coding sequence GTGCTTGGAATAGATGATCCTTGGATATGGGGAGTATATCTTTTATGCATTTTGAGCACAGTTCTGTGCGTCTCATACGGCATCGCCAACTGGAATAAAGGCGAGGAGATTGAGAAACAGGAGATCGTGGAGGAGGCTGCCTGGGAGGCCCAGGAGCTTGAGATGCAGGAGAAAGAGCTGGGCATGTG
- a CDS encoding replication factor C large subunit yields MTSWAEKYRPKNLDGILGNAKAVSELRAWAMAWEKGRPEVKCLILYGPPGVGKTSAALALASEMDWDYIELNASDQRTAEIIKSIAGPASQVSTFSGRRRLVILDEADNLHGTYDRGGAAAILRVIKNATQPVILIANEYYNIEKPLRDACRGVQFRSIRAQTIASLLREICRSEGIECEPEAVMHIAAMSGGDLRSAINDLEAAARGLKHLRLEDVATSERDVKASIFRVLDSIFKGEDSRSALEATYQLDESPEDLIHWIDENLPIVYKDRELAKGFECLSRADIFLGRVRRRQNYTLWRYAAFLMTGGVRAVSSKVRRGYTQFRPPSLWKRLGQTRKARSVRDSAARKIAAHCHVSTSYARSELLNFVGALLRSKKTGAAVAASLGLNIEEIALLTGSSPTTKKVQKLFEDAQKIIEAEQIAMIDRGLKIVDREIEKPEDKAMKYASVSKEIVQEKRQRSLFDF; encoded by the coding sequence ATGACGAGCTGGGCTGAGAAGTACAGGCCGAAGAACCTTGACGGCATCCTGGGCAATGCCAAGGCGGTCTCGGAGCTCAGGGCATGGGCCATGGCCTGGGAGAAGGGCAGGCCAGAGGTGAAGTGCCTTATCCTGTACGGCCCCCCAGGGGTTGGGAAGACATCTGCAGCCCTCGCGCTGGCATCTGAGATGGACTGGGACTACATAGAGCTCAACGCCAGCGATCAGCGGACCGCGGAGATAATAAAGAGCATTGCCGGCCCGGCATCGCAGGTGAGCACGTTCTCTGGCAGGAGAAGGCTCGTGATACTTGATGAGGCTGACAACCTCCACGGTACATACGACAGAGGAGGCGCAGCAGCGATCCTGAGGGTGATAAAGAACGCGACTCAGCCTGTGATTCTGATCGCAAACGAGTACTACAATATAGAAAAACCGCTCAGGGATGCATGCAGGGGTGTCCAGTTCAGATCGATAAGAGCGCAGACAATAGCATCGCTTCTCAGGGAGATCTGCAGGAGCGAGGGGATAGAATGCGAGCCGGAGGCGGTAATGCATATAGCAGCGATGTCCGGCGGCGATCTGCGCAGCGCGATAAACGACCTGGAGGCTGCGGCTCGTGGTCTTAAGCACCTGCGGCTGGAAGACGTCGCGACCTCTGAGAGGGATGTGAAGGCGTCGATATTCAGGGTCCTGGACTCGATATTCAAGGGCGAGGACTCGAGGAGTGCGCTTGAGGCGACGTACCAGCTGGACGAGAGCCCAGAGGATCTCATACACTGGATCGATGAGAATCTGCCCATTGTGTACAAGGATCGAGAGCTCGCGAAGGGATTTGAATGTTTATCGAGAGCTGACATCTTCCTGGGAAGGGTGAGAAGGCGGCAGAATTACACACTCTGGAGGTATGCCGCATTCCTGATGACCGGCGGGGTTAGAGCGGTCAGCTCGAAGGTGCGTAGGGGGTATACGCAGTTCAGGCCGCCAAGCCTCTGGAAACGGCTGGGTCAGACAAGGAAGGCCAGATCTGTTAGGGATTCAGCTGCCAGAAAGATCGCAGCGCACTGCCATGTCAGCACGTCCTACGCCAGATCTGAACTCCTGAACTTTGTGGGAGCTCTGCTGAGGAGTAAGAAGACTGGAGCGGCTGTTGCAGCATCCCTCGGTCTGAACATTGAGGAGATCGCGCTCCTGACCGGTAGCTCTCCAACCACAAAGAAGGTGCAGAAGCTCTTTGAGGACGCGCAGAAGATAATCGAGGCGGAGCAGATCGCCATGATAGATCGCGGCCTTAAAATTGTGGATAGAGAGATAGAAAAGCCGGAAGATAAAGCCATGAAGTATGCCTCAGTGAGCAAGGAAATTGTCCAAGAGAAGAGACAGAGGTCCCTCTTCGACTTCTAG
- a CDS encoding pyridoxamine 5'-phosphate oxidase family protein translates to MNVREMSMDECEDLLRRCRYGRLALSYEDRPYVIPMSYVYVDNTVILHSRPSGKKIEIARRNSNVCFEVDELEGQRWRSVIVYGRAELSGSQESKRRMFDAFMKSGIGGHGGKIFTWEMLERMEMCVWEIKAFEMTGREGIW, encoded by the coding sequence ATGAACGTTCGTGAAATGAGCATGGATGAATGCGAGGACCTGCTCAGAAGATGCAGATACGGCAGGCTGGCGCTCTCCTATGAGGATCGCCCCTACGTGATACCAATGTCGTACGTTTACGTGGACAACACGGTGATACTCCACTCCAGGCCTTCCGGAAAGAAGATCGAGATCGCAAGGAGAAACAGCAATGTCTGCTTCGAGGTCGACGAGCTTGAGGGCCAGCGTTGGAGGAGCGTTATAGTGTATGGGAGAGCTGAGCTCTCAGGATCACAGGAGTCAAAGCGCAGGATGTTCGATGCATTCATGAAGAGCGGGATCGGCGGGCATGGTGGAAAGATCTTCACCTGGGAGATGCTTGAGCGCATGGAGATGTGCGTCTGGGAGATAAAGGCGTTTGAGATGACAGGAAGGGAGGGCATCTGGTAG
- a CDS encoding polyprenyl synthetase family protein has protein sequence MKTLEGGDLEAELRRRADLISKAIDELLPVSRPEGLYDAARHLLGAGGKRLRPSLLLIAGESVGCDAARLVPAAVAIELVHNFTLIHDDIMDNASLRRGKPAVHVIWGTSGAILAGDTLYSKAFEMLSMVDAPPERVLAAMDMLARTCTSICEGQWQDLEFERAESVTEKEYLEMIEKKTGVLYGASAWIGATLGGAPPEVAGGLEEFGRLTGMGFQIHDDILDLTVPEDVLGKRLGGDILEGKKTMIIIDALSKGVKLEIFGKGQASQEQLREAISALRRCGSIDYARRRAEEFVGRGKRALDVLDDSPAKKLLLELADYMIRRGY, from the coding sequence ATGAAAACCTTGGAGGGAGGAGATCTGGAGGCAGAGCTCAGGAGGCGTGCTGATCTTATATCTAAAGCCATAGATGAACTCCTGCCAGTCTCCAGACCTGAAGGGTTATACGACGCAGCCAGGCATCTGCTGGGGGCTGGCGGAAAGCGGCTCAGGCCATCTCTGCTCCTAATAGCCGGAGAGTCTGTTGGGTGTGACGCCGCTCGTTTGGTTCCGGCTGCTGTCGCCATAGAGCTGGTTCACAACTTCACGCTGATACATGATGACATAATGGATAACGCCTCCCTGAGGCGTGGCAAACCTGCGGTCCATGTGATATGGGGGACATCAGGGGCGATACTCGCAGGCGATACGCTATACTCCAAAGCATTCGAGATGCTCTCAATGGTGGACGCACCCCCTGAGAGAGTGCTCGCCGCCATGGATATGCTCGCGAGAACCTGCACCTCGATATGCGAGGGTCAGTGGCAGGACCTGGAGTTTGAGCGCGCTGAAAGCGTGACGGAGAAAGAGTACCTGGAGATGATCGAGAAGAAGACAGGGGTGCTGTATGGAGCCTCTGCATGGATCGGCGCGACTCTGGGCGGGGCGCCTCCTGAGGTGGCAGGAGGCCTCGAGGAGTTCGGCAGGCTTACAGGCATGGGATTTCAGATACACGACGACATACTCGACCTGACCGTGCCAGAGGATGTCCTGGGAAAGAGGCTTGGAGGAGACATCCTCGAGGGAAAGAAGACGATGATAATAATAGATGCGCTCTCGAAGGGTGTGAAGCTGGAGATATTCGGGAAGGGGCAGGCCAGCCAGGAGCAGCTGAGGGAAGCGATCTCAGCCCTGAGGAGATGCGGGTCTATAGATTATGCCAGGAGAAGGGCGGAGGAGTTCGTCGGGAGGGGGAAGCGCGCGCTCGATGTTCTGGATGATTCTCCCGCGAAGAAACTGCTTCTCGAGCTTGCGGATTACATGATACGCAGAGGCTATTGA